In Arvicola amphibius chromosome 13, mArvAmp1.2, whole genome shotgun sequence, a genomic segment contains:
- the Zic2 gene encoding zinc finger protein ZIC 2, with protein sequence MLLDAGPQFPAIGVGSFARHHHHSAAAAAAAAAEMQDRELSLAAAQNGFVDSAAAHMGAFKLNPGAHELSPGQSSAFTSQGPGAYPGSAAAAAAAAALGPHAAHVGSYSGPPFNSTRDFLFRSRGFGDSAPGGGQHGLFGPGAGGLHHAHSDAQGHLLFPGLPEQHGPHGSQNVLNGQMRLGLPGEVFGRSEQYRQVASPRTDPYSAAQLHNQYGPMNMNMGMNMAAAAAHHHHHHHHPGAFFRYMRQQCIKQELICKWIDPEQLSNPKKSCNKTFSTMHELVTHVSVEHVGGPEQSNHVCFWEECPREGKPFKAKYKLVNHIRVHTGEKPFPCPFPGCGKVFARSENLKIHKRTHTGEKPFQCEFEGCDRRFANSSDRKKHMHVHTSDKPYLCKMCDKSYTHPSSLRKHMKVHESSPQGSESSPAASSGYESSTPPGLVSPSAEPQSSSNLSPAAAAAAAAAAAAAAAVSAVHRGASSGSSGSGGGSATGSGGGGGAGGGGGGSSGGGSGTAGGHSGLSSNFNEWYV encoded by the exons ATGCTTCTGGACGCGGGGCCGCAGTTCCCGGCCATCGGGGTGGGCAGCTTCGCGCGCCACCACCATCACTcggccgcggcggcggcggcggcggctgccgAGATGCAGGACCGCGAGCTGAGCCTGGCTGCTGCTCAGAACGGCTTCGTGGACTCAGCCGCGGCGCACATGGGCGCCTTCAAGCTCAACCCCGGGGCGCACGAACTGTCTCCTGGTCAGAGTTCGGCGTTCACGTCGCAAGGTCCGGGCGCATACCCAGGCTCTGCTGCGGCTGCCGCTGCGGCCGCAGCACTAGGGCCCCACGCCGCACATGTTGGCTCCTATTCTGGGCCTCCCTTTAATTCCACCCGGGACTTCCTGTTCCGCAGCCGCGGCTTCGGGGACTCGGCTCCGGGAGGCGGCCAGCACGGGCTCTTCGGACCGGGCGCAGGAGGCCTGCACCACGCGCACTCGGACGCGCAGGGCCACCTCCTCTTCCCGGGCCTCCCGGAGCAGCACGGGCCTCACGGCTCTCAGAACGTGCTCAACGGGCAAATGCGCCTAGGGCTGCCGGGAGAAGTGTTCGGGCGCTCGGAGCAATACCGCCAAGTGGCCAGCCCGCGGACCGACCCCTACTCGGCGGCGCAACTCCACAACCAGTACGGCCCCATGAATATGAACATGGGGATGAACATGGCAGCGGCCGcagcccaccaccaccaccatcaccaccaccctggtGCCTTTTTCCGCTACATGCGGCAGCAGTGCATCAAGCAAGAGCTCATCTGCAAGTGGATTGATCCCGAGCAGCTAAGCAATCCGAAGAAAAGCTGCAACAAAACTTTCAGCACCATGCACGAGCTGGTGACCCACGTCTCGGTGGAGCATGTCGGCGGCCCAGAGCAGAGTAACCACGTCTGCTTCTGGGAGGAGTGTCCACGCGAGGGCAAGCCCTTCAAGGCCAAATACAAACTGGTCAACCACATCCGTGTGCACACCGGCGAGAAACCCTTTCCCTGTCCTTTCCCGGGCTGCGGCAAGGTCTTCGCACGCTCCGAGAACCTCAAGATCCACAAAAGGACCCACACAG GGGAGAAACCTTTCCAGTGTGAGTTCGAGGGCTGTGACCGGCGCTTCGCCAACAGCAGCGACAGGAAGAAGCACATGCATGTCCACACCTCAGATAAGCCCTATCTCTGCAAGATGTGCGACAAGTCCTACACGCACCCTAGTTCGTTGCGGAAGCACATGAAG GTCCATGAGTCCTCCCCTCAGGGCTCCGAGTCCTCCCCGGCTGCCAGCTCTGGCTACGAGTCGTCCACGCCCCCGGGCTTGGTGTCCCCCAGCGCAGAGCCGCAAAGCAGCTCCAACCTGTCCCcggcagcggcagcggcggcggcagcagctgCGGCGGCGGCAGCCGCGGTGTCTGCCGTGCACCGAGGCGCGAGCTCTGGCAGCAGCGGCTCTGGAGGCGGCTCGGCCACAGGCAGCGGCGGGGGCGGCGGGGCGGGCGGCGGGGGCGGCGGCAGCTCTGGAGGGGGCAGCGGGACAGCCGGAGGCCATAGCGGCCTCTCCTCCAACTTCAATGAATGGTACGTGTGA
- the Zic5 gene encoding zinc finger protein ZIC 5, giving the protein MMEPPLSKRNPPALRLVDLASAQAQQLQNMTGFPVLAGPPAHSQLRAVAAHLHPRDPDTDPGAASTALGPEHMAQASGHGPSPPAQALQGQPQAPAPSARSAASGAHPGARTHPDGGGSGGAQASAPPPPAPPLPPSQSPSPPPPPPPSALSGYAATNSGGGGSSGKGHSRDFVLRRDLSATAPAAAMHGAPLGGEQRSGSSSPQHPTPPPHPAGMFISASGTYAGRDGGGPALFPALHDSPGAPGGHPLNGQMRLGLAAAAAAAAELYGRAEPPFAPRSGDAHYGAVAAAAAAALHGYGAVNLNLNLAAAAAAAAAAGPGPHLQHHAPPPAPPPAPAPHPHHPHLPGAAGAFLRYMRQPIKRELICKWLDPEELAGPPPAVSGAKPCSKTFGTMHELVNHVTVEHVGGPEQSSHVCFWEDCPREGKPFKAKYKLINHIRVHTGEKPFPCPFPGCGKVFARSENLKIHKRTHTGEKPFKCEFDGCDRKFANSSDRKKHSHVHTSDKPYYCKIRGCDKSYTHPSSLRKHMKIHCKSPPPSPGALGYSSVGTPVGDTLSPVLDPTRSRSSTLSPQVTNLNEWYVCQASGAPSHLHTPSSNGTTSESEDEEMYGNPEVVRTIH; this is encoded by the exons ATGATGGAGCCCCCTTTGAGCAAGAGGAACCCTCCAGCGCTGAGATTAGTGGATCTGGCATCGGCTCAGGCCCAACAGCTTCAGAATATGACAGGATTCCCGGTGCTGGCCGGCCCGCCCGCCCACTCCCAACTCCGCGCCGTCGCCGCGCATCTCCACCCGCGGGACCCAGACACTGACCCCGGCGCGGCCAGCACTGCGCTCGGACCCGAGCACATGGCACAGGCCAGTGGGCACGGCCCCAGCCCTCCCGCTCAGGCGCTCCAGGGACAGCCCCAGGCTCCCGCGCCCTCCGCCCGCTCCGCGGCCTCAGGGGCGCACCCGGGCGCCCGAACCCACCCCGACGGCGGGGGCAGCGGTGGCGCGCAGGCCTCGGCGCCCCcgcctccagcccctcctcttcctccctcccagtccccctctccccctcccccgcctcctccttctgccctctcGGGCTACGCCGCCACCAACagtggcggcggcggcagcagcggcaAAGGCCACAGCAGGGACTTCGTCCTCCGGAGGGACCTTTCCGCCACGGCCCCCGCGGCGGCCATGCACGGGGCCCCGCTCGGAGGGGAGCAACGGTCCGGCAGCAGCTCCCCCCAGCATCCGACCCCGCCTCCCCACCCAGCCGGGATGTTCATCTCGGCCAGCGGCACCTACGCGGGCCGGGACGGTGGCGGCCCCGCGCTCTTTCCCGCGCTGCACGACTCTCCGGGGGCTCCTGGCGGTCACCCGCTCAACGGCCAGATGCGCCTGGGGCTGGCGGCCGCTGCTGCCGCTGCGGCCGAGCTGTACGGCCGCGCGGAGCCACCCTTCGCTCCGCGCTCAGGGGACGCGCACTACGGGGCGGTGGCAGCCGCCGCGGCCGCTGCCCTGCACGGCTACGGAGCCGTGAACTTAAACCTGAACCTGGCTGCGGCCGCGGCAGCCGCGGCGGCTGCGGGGCCCGGGCCCCACCTGCAGCACCACGCGCCGCCCCCGGCGCCACCGCCAGCGCCCGCTCCGCACCCgcaccacccccacctcccagggGCGGCCGGGGCCTTCCTGCGCTACATGCGGCAGCCAATCAAGCGGGAGCTCATCTGCAAGTGGCTGGACCCGGAGGAGCTGGCCGGGCCGCCGCCCGCGGTCAGCGGTGCCAAGCCCTGCTCCAAAACTTTCGGCACCATGCACGAGCTGGTGAACCACGTCACTGTGGAGCACGTGGGCGGCCCGGAGCAGAGCAGCCACGTCTGCTTCTGGGAGGACTGTCCACGCGAGGGCAAGCCCTTCAAGGCCAAGTACAAGCTCATCAACCACATCCGCGTGCACACCGGCGAGAAGCCCTTCCCCTGCCCGTTCCCGGGCTGCGGCAAGGTCTTCGCGCGCTCCGAGAACCTCAAGATCCACAAGCGCACTCATACAG GGGAAAAGCCTTTCAAATGTGAATTTGACGGCTGCGACAGGAAGTTTGCCAACAGCAGTGATCGGAAGAAGCACTCCCATGTCCACACCAGCGACAAGCCGTACTACTGTAAGATTCGAGGGTGTGATAAATCCTATACCCACCCGAGCTCTCTGAGGAAGCACATGAAGATTCACTGCAAGTCCCCCCCACCTTCTCCAGGAGCCCTTGGCTACTCATCAGTGGGGACTCCAGTGGGTGACACTTTGTCCCCTGTGCTGGACCCAACCAGGAGTCGATCCAGCACTCTGTCCCCTCAGGTGACCAACCTCAATGAGTGGTATGTTTGCCAGGCCAGTGGGGCCCCCAGCCACCTCCACACACCTTCCAGCAACGGAACCACCTCTGAGTCTGAAGACGAGGAAATGTACGGGAATCCTGAAGTCGTGCGGACGATACATTAG